The Littorina saxatilis isolate snail1 linkage group LG1, US_GU_Lsax_2.0, whole genome shotgun sequence nucleotide sequence ctagaaaattcgggcgcttcgcgcccatcacattcactttcgattcaaagtgccccccccccccccccccttaaaaagcaactgatccgcccctgacaaagacagaaacacagacagagtaaAAGGGAGTACTAGTTTTAACCTTACGGGCGGAAGAACTTCTTTTCAGATAGGAGAGATTAGGACACGAACCGGACTCGCTCTTAATGTTTCTGCGGCAATTTCAAATCCAGATGAAAACAGGTCCACATCAATTTAAGAGTTTTCAACAAACACTTGCATTGCACAATGAAGTGGTTCATGACATAGTATGCGGATCTGCGCTCACAAAAAGCGTTTCTACAATACTGTGTTAAGTTGTTCACCTCATTGCCATGCATTTTACCACTGAAATAAAAGAGACCGCTTTCAGATGACCTCGTTTGTTGAGGACACCCGCTTTCACATGACTTGATCAGTTGAACATGCTTCATTCAAAATTGCTTCATTCTTGCGAGTGTAGTTTTCAAACTAACTTTTGTGAATGTTTATAGATGTGCAATTTCAACAAAATGCATAATTCGCTGATATTTGTTTTCGTTATTGTATCAGCAGGAATAAGCTACTCCTTCGCGGGTACGTTATGAATGGTTAAGTGGTTTAGTCACTGTCATGTAGATCATATATAAGCGGTCAAACTGTATGAGGAGAGATGCGTGTTTGCgcgcttgcgtgcgtgcatgtgtgtgtgtgtgtgtgtgtgtgtgtgtgtgtgtgtgtgtttttggtttgggtgcgtgcgtgcttgctggcgtatgtgcgtgcgcgcgcgtgtttttccgtgtgtgtgattctgtttgtgtgcatgtttgtttgtctgttcgtttCTCGGTCTGTCTTTTGCATTTTTGTGCGCTGGTATATGAgcgtacctgtgtgtgtgtacgtgcgtgtgcatTTAGTTTTCGTTTATGAAAACCAAGCGAACGGCAAGCGTTGAGTTCCAATCGTACTTATTGGTATGTGGACAATTTATCAAAGTAAACCATTTATGATTTTTCAGATTACACCACAGGCTCTATCCCAAGATGTGAAAGACCGATCACATCCGGATTCCTTAGCTGTGCGAAAAGATGTATGAACACGCCGTCCACGATCTCACAGCACGCTACGTACACAACAACTACCCCCCGACACCAGCCTACTCATCCTACGTGTAATGTCAACAAAGAGCACAAGAACAGAAACGCAATGCCATCCGGCCACCATGATGGTAGTCAAGCCGACGAAGAGCGTAAGAAGAGAAACGCAATGCCATCCGGCCACCATGATGGTAGTCAAGCCGACGAAGAGGGTTCGGCTGATGCTGTTGCGTCTGAGGAGAAAAGGGTTAGACTGGATGAAGAAGGTTCCTATGCTGGTTTTGGACATAAAAAGGACATACTTGCGCGGAGCAAAGACGGTTTCTATTCTGGCTTCCCGCAGAGGAAATTTGCTACACCGAATAAAAAGGCATCCTATTTTGGCTTTGCGCAGATAAAGGACGTGGTTTCTCAGAGCAAAGATGGTTTCTTTTCTGGTTTTGCGAAGAAGAGCAAAATGGTTGAAGTGAATAACAAAGGTTCCTATTCTGGTTTTGCTCGTAAAAAGAACATGGTTGCACTGAATAATGATGGTTCCTATTCTGGTTCGGGTCGTAAAAGACACAGGTTTGCGCTGAACAACGATGATTCCTATTCCTTTTTGTTTCGCACATCAAAAAGAGTCAAACACTTTGTTTATTCAAAAGTTTCCGCTACAATCGAAGTTTCGGGAGCGAATACTGTACAGTCGACAACACGCGTGAATCTGTTAGCCCGAACTGAAGCGAAGAAGGACCCCAGCCATGAAGAGTCAACTGTTGTGAACGCGGATACAACGGATACTTCAAGTTCAGATACTTTAGCATCAAAAATCAGTCATGAGAAACAGAAGCACACAAGAACCGTCAAGAACACTTCAGCTCCAAGCTCGATCAGGACCAAACGAAGCACAAAGAACCTTGATCGCACTGAAACACGCAGAGAAACGAACACATCATCCCCAGCTCCCAGTCTTTTAACGACGAGCTCCAAGTCTGAAGCGTACAGAAGAAACTCTCTTGCAAAGTCCTCTTCCGCCTCTCTCCTTCTTCCCATACGAACCCCGTATCCTACACAAACAGCATCCACCCGAAGTGTCAGCAGCAAGCCTCCTGCGTCAACGCTTACACGAGAAGCTCTTGACACTACGCAATATTCACATCATCAAAAGTCTCACAATTCCACACCAGTTCACCACCAAGCcaaacaattaaaaaatatGGAGACAACTGCTGTGCCATATGTGTCAACTATGAAAAACTGTCCTTTGCTATCCTTGGAAGAGAGTGTGTTATTCAAATGCTACTGTGATGACATGTGCCTGGTTTACGGTGACTGCTGTGCAGATTATTTCGCTGAATGTTTGGGAGTGGATGTCACGCTGGAGAAGAATTTCGAAAAGGTAAtggtgtttgttgtgtgtgtgtgtgtgtgtgtgtgtcggtgtgtgtgtatgcgtgtgtgcgtgcgtgcgtgtgtacgtgcgttcgAGCGTGTGTATTCAAGTTATTATTGAAAAAAGGCTCTGAGTTAAAGTATACGTGAGAAGTGTGTTAAAGTATATTGTACGAGTTCAGATTCTGTCATTACGAGGGCAGATCCTTCTGCATCACTTCCGCAACTTTCTTTCTCTGAATTAATTTATATCAGTGTTTCTATCGAGGGATACCTGGGCTACTAATTTTTTTGCAGAACTAAATTGCAATActtcaactgattccgttcattcGAATATTTTGTAAATACTATCGCGCACAGAATCAGAGGATGTTTACATATATCTTACTTGCCTGGTTTGACCGATGTTATTTAAAACTAAAACTAATTGTTTTAAAAgcacgttaaaggcacagtaagcctcccgtaaaccatcacagagctccccgagcgtctacatacagtacaagcatacttccatttgaacgctcaccgaacgggaacatcctggctgctttctgtcgagcgtgagaaattttcaaagaatttattttcgagGACTTGGtcttctacaacaatggcgcctcgttttggtgctggacggctgttatgataccgaaaatcacgcccggacagtaagcctcccgtaaactatcacagatactgtcaggcttttacacacagtacaaacacccttccatttgaacgctcaccaaacgggaacatcctaggtgccctacgtaaagagcgagcaatttttaaagaattaattttccagattgtctcgaacactttttggacccatcctgaactcaggtcaaacatgagttacttcccttcgggtctcattctatcgatgtaaactggcgatagccgtgaatcgatgattatcaaaatgtttttggaccgtggtgcgtttttgcgctagacctaacttttaaaatctaaataataaattgacagcttgttacacaaacattctttaatcataaaagaattcttttttcatcaagacaagatcagtacaattcgaagttgtgaaaatttgaaaaaagaaaagtccggaagcagggtcacgaaagggtcgtagcagacgacggtttatgcatatcgccgttcctctcaacagtcaaaagccatcgctagagttcttgtgaaccacagccgtttgtttcgtgcataaaaacgtgctattgtaaataagctcacatcgagtcgcattcaaataactaactgacgactacattgtgaaaaggggaaactggatcacacgggttcacgatggctcaggggtaagataaaccacgcaaaaataaattctttgaaaatggttcgctctttacggagggcacctaggatgttctcaatcggtgagtgtttaaatgaaagggtgtttgtactgtgtactgaccgtatctgtgatggtttacgggaggcttactgtgcctttaagagagTGCATGCTTGCATTACTATTCTGTCTTTAAGTTTAAGGTTGAAGCCACCATCGGACTTGCAGCGGGAGCAGATGGCAGGTTTTCTGAATTGTTTTCACGCATGGGCTGCATCCATCTTACAGCGAATATCCATTGTCGCATGATTGATAAGTACGCACAccaccacctctctctctctctctgtctctgtctctgtttgtctctctctctctctctctctctctctctctctctctctctctctctctctctctctctctctctctctctctctctctctctgctttatCCCTTGCTGTAATTCCTTATTTTGTTAAAGCACATTTGTTTGTGTAGAAAAACAATGTACTAAAAAAATGAAtgtaaagaagaagaagcagcggcagttatgttttttcttttcttgttctcAACCATTGTTCTATTGTGTTTCGTTCTTATCTGTCGTTCGATCTGTTGTCCGTCTTTCTTCTttcgtttttatttcattctttctttcaacGCTTTCTGTGCTTTGTCTGGTTGATTCTTTGCAAGGTACAGAAGATCAGTTTTTCGGTTCTTCAGATGCGACAGTGATTCCAGGATGAACGACGCGGCTAACCGAAGATTTTGCGAGGGTCCTACGTTCCACGAAAACATTACCTCCATTCCGCTTTCTCTGTCCAGCGACAGAAGGATCGTCTTCAAGAACGCATACTGTGCATTTTGCAACGGCTTCCGACCCCACGAACTTGATCGTGCAAACCCCGTGGTGTATCCTGAGTGCAGACATGTCACAATCATAACTCAAGGTGACCTTCGTCTAGGATTTGAAAACAAGGATTGCTGGCTGACACCAAATCCAGCCATAGAATCCTCCTTGAGATACTGCATTCGACCAAGCCTCGTGAAGTCAGACTGTTCCAAGCTAGATGGACAAAAAAGGCAAGGTCAAAGTCAAAGTCAAAGTCAACCGAAAGGTCAAGGAATGAATGGACAAGGTCCGAATATCGGACCCCGCAACTTTTCCGACTTCACACAACGTGCTGTCTCCAGTACAACCCAAGACAACCAAGAAGCCTCCTCTACTCAGTCCAGCAGAGAAAAGACTCAAAAGCCTCGCTTCACGTCTTCACAACATCTGTGCAGAGCTTACCGATACCCCGTGAGAGTGGTTGACAGTGAAGGATGCAAACGGTACTTCACTAACCCGGACTGCTTGGCCTGTTCTGTTGGCGTTGCCCAGCCTCAGATCCGGAACGTTCACAGCCTGTGTCAATATGAATATGTGCCAACATTTGAAAACTGGGTTATTGGGGGCTTTGGACCACGCGGGCCAACAGAAGTAGGTGAGTTGGTCTGAACCTATAGTAGAAACCATTCGCTCAGCTTGGTTGTATGTGTCctttttgcacgagtgaggAGAGCTTTATTTACTGAATAGTACAAGTATATGAAATAAGCATTGGCATTAGCAAAGAGGGATACGGGTAGGATTTCTGCTTTCTGTgagcattttttattttaaagacaTATGGCACCGAATGACACACAAAAATAGATTTCGCTAATACTTTATAATATTTTtagagtgtgttgaaacaagtgtaAAATAAGTAGAGAAATCAATCAGACTATATGATACAGaattttgaatatgatgacatgtCAAGAATCATATAATTGAGGGTAGGATATCTGAATGATCAATTACAATCACAGGACCTATGTGAATACCTAAGATGAGctttcatgtcaagtttcagACAAAAATGTTTACAATTTTTTGGTATTGATGACAAAAACCGTTCTAAAGTAATAAAAATGTTGACCCCTCTTCAGAACAAACAATAATTATGCAATACCAATGAAATAGTGTAAAAATGGCTGATGGGTGCAACTGTACCTGACAGAGGACTTTATACGTTTGTAATGGGGCGgttacaagaccaagtgtgtgtgtgtgtgtgtgtgtgtgtgtgcatatgttgtgtgtgtgttgtgtgtgagtgtgtgttgtgagtgtgtgtgttgtgttgtgtgtgttgtgtgtgttgtgtgtgtgtgtatgtgtgtgtgtgtgtgtgtgtgtgtgtgtgcagtatttCACATCAATACACGCCTGAGAGAGGAGTACAAATGGTGTAGTTGCATGGTTTAATGCAGGTTTCTAACTTCCTTAACCCCAACCAGCTTCATTCAATGGCCATTTTTGTCAACAGGATTGTGTATGCAACTGAAAGTCACTTGTTCATGCCAATGCTTCTTATTCTCTCGGGTgtcaggagattggttccgcagAACTCTTACTCAATTACACAcatcgtatgcatttagagcgctaactTCCCTTTGTTAATCCGATCTTTAAATAGCCTCATTTGTTTCAGATTCTCATAGGATTGGGGGCAACCTTTTTAACATGTTTTGTTCCCAAattaacaagaaaagcaaatgcttacaaGACTCGCCTTCTAGTGGACACCCCCCCACCCatttttttaagactcccccaatAGAAGACTTTCCCCCTTCTAACCCGGACCCCcctacccgatagaagactGTCCCCCTTTTAACCCGGACCACcctacccgatagaagactTTCCCCCTTCTAACCCGGACCACcctacccgatagaagactGTCCCCCTTCTAACCCGGACCACcctacccgatagaagactTTCCCCCTTCTAACCCGGACCACcctacccgatagaagactGTCCCCCTTCTAACCCGGACCACcctacccgatagaagactTTCCCCCTTCTAACCCGGACCACcctacccgatagaagactGTCCCCCTTCTAACCCGGACCACcctacccgatagaagactTTCCCCCTTCTAACCCGGACCACcctacccgatagaagactGTCCCCCTTCTAACCCGGACCACcctacccgatagaagactTTCCCCCTTCTAACCCGGACCACcctacccgatagaagactGTCCCCCTTCTAACCCGGACCACcctacccgatagaagactTTCCCCCTTCTAACCCGGACCACcctacccgatagaagactTTCCCCCTTCTAACCCGGACCACcctacccgatagaagactGTCCCCCTTCTAACCCGGACCACcctacccgatagaagactTTCCCCCTTCTAACCCGGACCACcctacccgatagaagactGTCCCCCTTCTAACCCGGACCACcctacccgatagaagactTTCCCCCTTCTAACCCGGACCACcctacccgatagaagactGTCCCCCTTCTAACCCGGACCACcctacccgatagaagactTTCCCCCTTCTAACCCGGACCACcctacccgatagaagactGTCCCCCTTCTAACCCGGACCACcctacccgatagaagactTTCCCCCTTCTAACCCGGACCACcctacccgatagaagactGTCCCCCTTCTAACCCGGACCACcctacccgatagaagactGTCCCCCTTCTAACCCGGACCCCcctacccgatagaagacttgacctcccttttaagaccctccaccTTTTCCAGACCTTGTTTTGTTGATAACttctatccaggtttcccaattgcttcgtttccggccgatttatgtggagcacgtgatgagcacaaaaaatattggcggtctagaagtgtcgtctgcgcaatgatcgcggcggctttcttgaccgccaaggacgaccgcgcacgttgtgagacgtcattcgttagacctcaataagTTTACCCCCAGTTTAGGACTCCTTCTttcttaagacctgattttcacaggttggttttttttgtcttaAGATGAGGAATCCACTACATATgacccccccaccacacacacacacacacacatacacacacaaaacaattgtGGGAAATTTGGAAGCTTTTGCTcccaaaataacaaacaaatatCAACGTAAAGTTTCAACGAACATGACCCCACTGTGCCCCCAAAGTATGACAAGGGTAAACCAAACTATGGTCATGTTGGCAGATTATCATACCCTtgaagtgttcaaagtttcaaagctctagcttcaacaACGCCTGAAATAACGTCAATGTTAGGTTATCATGAATCGAGCATGACCCCCTCtgaccccaaaatttgacatccgagataaccttaaCGTTAAGTGTTTATGAAACGaacttgaccccactgtgaccccaaaatttgacaCGGGTCAACCAAACCGGAGTCACTTcgtgagatcatcaaacccaaAGAGTGTGCAAAGTACTCAGGCgagtaaacaaacacacaatatctAGCTAAAACTGTCAATGCAAGCTCATTTTAGTTATATTAACATTACTCTGCACACTTTTATGAAGATGGATTGATTTACACGAGATATACAGATATGACAGCAGTTCAAACAGGGAAATAGTTCAGTCGGTagccgaacacccccgtgtgcacgcatgcgcacgataaagttATCAGCAAAAGTTTCATGGCTTGGAAACACGCATGCAggcaaaataagaaaaaaatcgGTGGCGCCGTATACTGTGTGGCAACTCGCTTTTCCTAGTGAGAAAGCAGCCGAATTTCCACGAGGGTAACCTCCATGGCAATCTGAAATATTATCCTTATCTTATCTTCATCTTAATCTGTTTCAGATACAAGTTCTATTTCAAAACCTCCGCCTCGGATAATCACAGTTCCCAGTTTTCGGGTTTACTTCCAACTGACAGAAGATTCCTGGGGTTACCAAGTCAACGGTAGCGTCATCAGTCCACAGATAGTCACGTGTCCGGACGACAAGGTGACTAGCATTTCACTGTTCTTGCTCGTgtacgtgtgcgcgcgcgcgcgcgcgcgcgcgtatgtgtgtgtgatgggttGTCTGGTGGATTGAACATGCAGATTTACATTTGTTAACTACGGTACTTTCAAGTGCACAATTAAGCCTTGTGGCATGGTTGTAGACCCATTGGAAAGCATAATTATGCTCAGAAACATACAGCTTTAGTATGAATGTTACAACTGCAAGGTACCATCATTTGCTTTGCTGCTACTTTTAAAATACGCAATCGCATTCAATATGGCACACAGCTGCTTAGAGTCGCATCTAGGCCTGTGCGTTTAGCAAAGTCTCTTATAAAAATAAAGCTTTTCAGTTACTTTTGAGATCGATTGGAAGTCAGAATTAAATGGTAACGACGCAGTAGGTTGTACGAACTTATCTATTGCATTAGGCAGCGTATTGACTACAACCTTGTGCATTCGGTACGATCGTATTGTGTATCTCTCCCAAAACAATGACATCCCTCTAttgtttgtctctttgtttccttgcaggtcTATGTTCCGTACTACAGCGACTGTGAGCCTGTCCACTGCAGTGGAAACACCTACCCGTACCGTGGGCGTTGCTTGGTGAAGGAGAGGCTGGTTGCCAACCCCGACACCCAACCTTTCCCCAACGGTACCACCCGTTTTTCCATCACTGTTACCCTTCTCCTTCCTGTCGTTGTTGACAATCAGGTCCGTGCTCACCTGAAGAAAGCATACGAAGCTTTCCTTCAGAGCATGAGTGGATCAACATTTAATGAGACTGGTCAGATGAACGTAAGTTTGACTGCCTTTACTCTGAACAGATCAGATACGAAGATGTCAGAACTGAACCAAACTTACGACGTTTTGTCATTAGGCATATGTGTTGAGGTTCACAATGCTTCCTTGGATGAAGTGGTTGTCCTGTCCCAATGCCTTGTGAACGAAACTTTGATTTCAGCTTTAGGGACTGCTTATGAGGCACAAAAGGTAGTCGTGTCGAACATGCAGAATATTCCAGTAGACTGGGCATGCCCCAACGGCACTTTGAAGTACCCCAGGAATCTGAACCTGACAGTGGATGACTCTACAACTTACTTCTTCGAAACTTACAGCACAATATTCAACCTGGAGAACATCGGGTTCGAGCTGCAAACATTTCCTACAGAAAACTCTACTCCTGTGCTGCTGCAGGTTGCGACCTGTGATAATGCTTGGCCCATTCGCTGCCACAGAAGGGGCTACATCTATCTCAATGCGTCCGATTTCACAGCCTCCAATGACAGTCTCGTTATCAATAATACCACGGAAACGTTTCACGATTCTCAGTTTGTCGTCTTTGACAACGGATCAGCGATTGTTTGTTCCGTTTACAATTTCAGTTACACAATCCGCGTGGCCTCTTTCGCAATGATGAAGGACTACCTGCTGGAAGGGACTGTCTGTCTTGTAACTCTGTCAGTGTCTATGGCCAGTCTTGTCGCGGTGCTGGTGACGTACTCCTTGCTACCGCAGCTGCGCAACGTTCCTGGGGTGATCGTCATGTCGCACTCGGGGGCCCTGCTAGGGTCTCAGGCTTTCATGTTGCTTGCCGTGTATCCACGGGGTTGGCTGTGCCTCTTGCACTCGCTCCTCATCCACGCCCTCGTGCTGTCCAGCTTTCTGTGGAAGTCGGTGCTCAGCTTTGACCTGCTCTTGATGCTTAGGCTCAAGTCCATTGAAAGTTCGTCTCACGCCAGTAGAACCCGCATGCTCAACTGCTACGGTGTCGTAGGTTGGGTTCTACCGGCCGTGCTGGTGCTGATCTGCTGGCTCTTGGACCACTTTGAGGTCTACGACATCCACTACGGATCCACCGCTTCGGGTACGTGCTGGCTGGGATCGATCTCCGCCAACCTGTACCTTATCCTCGTGCCCCTTGGCCTCTCCTGGTTTTTCAACGTCGTCTGCTTCACAATTGCCCTGCTTCTCATCCACCGAAGCGGGGTGAAATTCCGAGGCAAGGCTGCAAGGTCCAAGGTGCAGCGCGCCAGAGACCGACGCCGTCTGATGGTTTCAGCCAGGATCTCTATGCTGATGGGAGGGGCCTGGGTGCTGTGTTTCGCCGCGGCAGCTGTCGACATGGACGAGCTTTGGCTGGCTCACTCAGCCCTCAACGGCGCCCAGGGGGTCTACCTGCTGATCTGTTTCGTCTTTAAGCCGCGCGTTCTGGTCATGCTGAGGGACAGATTGTCTTGTCAGAAAGAGGAGGCACGCGCTAGTACTGCCCGTGAGATGACCACTACTATTACCAGCAGCTCTCTGTCAGCTGTCAACACCGCTGTCGATGATGTGTCGGTAGCAAGTGGACATGTCTATCCTTTGGCAGCAAAGGCTTGACGCATCGCAAAGACCTACTGAATGTATAATGGATCTTCTGAAAGGGACAAGAGAAGCAGAATGTTAATATGAGTATCGCTGCATTATGTTGACTTCTCTTTGTTAGTTATTTGCGCGCATCACAACTCTGTCTGTTCCCTGCGAGCAACAGCTCTTTGCTGGTCTTGGACTTGACTGGGTAGGACAAGGGTGACATAACTTTCCCCCGCAGAATACAAGCAACTTGCTGTCGATGTTCTCATTCCGGGAAGATGTTTGACGTGAAATAATGAATAAAATATGAATCCTGTTTCGTTAACTTGAATGTGATGAACTACTTTTCACATTATACTTACGCCGCTGTACTGAAGTTTGCTAGCACCTGCCAAAACAAAGCACCCATACAGTCTTGAGGTTTTCACTCGCTACGAACCACTGCTATCGCAGTGATCCCATGCACACCACTTCCCCACGAaccactgcgatagcagtgTTTGACCTTTGGATTTTTTTAGCTCAATGACGAAAATAGAGAGGCTGGCTCTCAAGTTTAACCAATCGTCTGCAAATTACCAAACTAGTTTCACTTCTGTCTGCTGTAGAACGATGACGCGAGGTTTGATTTCGTACTCGCTGGCTTTGTGCAAATTTGCAAAACAACAATGGCGTCTACCAGTACACGTGCTGAAAcactgctatcgcagtggttcgtggggaagtggtgtgcatgggaccactgcgatagcagtgGTTCGTAGTGAGTGAGTAAACCACGCGAATTTGAAGTGATGGCCCTGCGTTCAGCGTAATTTTGATGCCAGAAAAAGGGTTATTTATACCCCCCAcctaaatcagctattttctaaGTAAAACACTTGAAACTTTGCACTGAAGGGCATCAACATATCAACAGTAAACCCTGGAAGTTTCAAATATCTGTGTTGAGTACTTCTTCAGTAATGATTTTTTTACCAACTAATACAAATGGCCAGTATCCAGTGGAAAGCATAGGAAAAATCGCACAGTAGGGAGTGAGCTCAAATATTAAGACATTTGCAACTTTTTATGAACGTACAACTAAACGAGACAATTAATTCTTTCCTTCCATACTCATGgaacttttactttattctgACAGTCTTGCtgtaataatactaataataatacgaatatttgtaacgcgcacatatctcaccaacaggcgactcaaggcgcacacacactcattcacacacacggagacttaaagtcactaacacacacacaccatcaaccatttaaatatgtacagttaatcagggtgggatggggtgggcagtgtagaatccatggattatttggaaaaaaggaatgtcttgagtgcagatttgaatgattcgagggactgttgttgacggagggggagaggtagtgtgttcaaCTGTATTACTTCAGAGCATATACttcatgtttttatttcttACATGCATGATGAAATTGTAAGTAGGAGAAAGTTATTTTTCTGATAATAATAAGCTGCCCTGTTCATTCAATACATTCTGTCAATGACCATTTATACAATACTAAACATTCCTTTCGGACGATTTCTACCAGTAAATAATGTTTCAAACGTAATACCCCTTTACCTACACATTCCCAGGCAGGCTGTAATGTAACTGCACTTTCCAAAAAAATTAAATGTGTAACCATAATCCGGGTAAAGCCTTTTCACGAGTAAATCATTCTGATACTATTGTATTTTAGATACTTATATtctttgcatgtctttagatGCTTTTACTGCAAAATCCTTAAAATCCTTGATTTGTTTTACCTCTGATCGTATCTCACGCCCTCCCACACAGAATAGTTTGCTGCTTGAAATCTGTTCCGATGAATGAGAGAACGCCTGAAGCTGCTTCTTTCCAAATTAAACGCTTGACGCTTTCTACTTGTTGTCTTCAAATGTCAAAGCAACTGTGCTTAGCGATATGCATTCCATGGAAACACCACCATTCCTCTTCAGGAAGTGTAGCGTGTTCTTTGTTCTCTGTATGATCACCATTGTGCACAGCAAGCTTTTATTCTAATCCTTAATATTTTCAAACCATGAATGTTAATGTATCTTCGACATTATTGAGTTACACGTCAACAT carries:
- the LOC138948643 gene encoding probable G-protein coupled receptor Mth-like 3 — protein: MSGSTFNETGQMNVSLTAFTLNRSDTKMSELNQTYDVLSLGICVEVHNASLDEVVVLSQCLVNETLISALGTAYEAQKVVVSNMQNIPVDWACPNGTLKYPRNLNLTVDDSTTYFFETYSTIFNLENIGFELQTFPTENSTPVLLQVATCDNAWPIRCHRRGYIYLNASDFTASNDSLVINNTTETFHDSQFVVFDNGSAIVCSVYNFSYTIRVASFAMMKDYLLEGTVCLVTLSVSMASLVAVLVTYSLLPQLRNVPGVIVMSHSGALLGSQAFMLLAVYPRGWLCLLHSLLIHALVLSSFLWKSVLSFDLLLMLRLKSIESSSHASRTRMLNCYGVVGWVLPAVLVLICWLLDHFEVYDIHYGSTASGTCWLGSISANLYLILVPLGLSWFFNVVCFTIALLLIHRSGVKFRGKAARSKVQRARDRRRLMVSARISMLMGGAWVLCFAAAAVDMDELWLAHSALNGAQGVYLLICFVFKPRVLVMLRDRLSCQKEEARASTAREMTTTITSSSLSAVNTAVDDVSVASGHVYPLAAKA